Proteins co-encoded in one Cupriavidus metallidurans CH34 genomic window:
- a CDS encoding Bug family tripartite tricarboxylate transporter substrate binding protein, whose product MAVAMVLPLIGQAQTFPTKPVRLVVPQAGGTGNDVLARALAEKLGQAWKQPVVVENKPGANGTLAISYVLGQPADGYTLFFAGVSNLSFNPYLYPKLPYQPAKDLTGVAMLANSPFVFVASPSLHVQTLQDFVRLAKARPGEISFASGGIGNSTHLAMELVAERTGITMQHVPFNGTGGSTSLMNGQTPVMMNVVAGVQPFIAGKKLVPLAVTGDRRLAALPSVPTFKELGYDVQVPGWYAIVARAGTPPAVVQQINADINHIQDDPQFKEKLGFQFLDAIKGPPSEVERYMKRDADAWGPVIRRLNISL is encoded by the coding sequence ATGGCTGTGGCGATGGTGCTGCCACTGATCGGACAGGCACAGACATTTCCGACGAAACCCGTCCGGCTGGTGGTGCCGCAGGCCGGCGGCACGGGGAATGACGTACTGGCGCGCGCGCTGGCCGAGAAGCTCGGCCAGGCGTGGAAGCAACCGGTGGTCGTGGAGAACAAGCCGGGCGCGAATGGGACGCTGGCGATTTCATACGTACTGGGGCAGCCGGCCGATGGATACACGCTGTTCTTCGCGGGTGTTTCCAACCTCAGCTTCAACCCGTACCTCTATCCCAAGCTCCCCTACCAGCCGGCCAAGGACCTGACGGGCGTGGCGATGCTGGCGAACTCGCCATTCGTGTTCGTGGCATCGCCGTCGCTGCATGTTCAGACCTTGCAGGACTTCGTGCGCCTTGCCAAGGCGCGACCCGGCGAGATCAGCTTCGCGTCGGGCGGTATCGGCAACTCCACGCATCTGGCGATGGAGCTGGTGGCGGAGCGCACTGGCATCACGATGCAGCATGTGCCGTTCAATGGCACGGGCGGCTCGACGAGCCTGATGAACGGGCAGACGCCGGTGATGATGAACGTGGTGGCCGGCGTGCAACCGTTTATCGCGGGCAAGAAGCTGGTGCCGCTGGCGGTCACTGGCGATCGGCGACTGGCGGCCTTGCCCTCGGTGCCTACCTTCAAGGAACTCGGCTATGACGTGCAGGTGCCGGGTTGGTATGCCATCGTCGCCCGCGCCGGCACGCCGCCAGCGGTGGTGCAGCAGATCAATGCCGATATCAACCACATCCAGGACGATCCGCAGTTCAAGGAGAAGCTGGGCTTCCAGTTCCTCGATGCGATCAAGGGCCCGCCTTCGGAGGTGGAGCGCTACATGAAGCGCGACGCCGATGCCTGGGGGCCCGTCATCCGCCGTCTCAACATTTCTCTCTGA
- a CDS encoding FAD-dependent oxidoreductase, which produces MWYMHAGNWGLRENVGIGSGWCVVVALHGQRKAPEVETRSGRRPPCDVVVVCAGVDPATRFLKGSGIALEKGDVAVDELLQTNVPNVWAAGDVTSFRDPVFTRRSDEPSSRDYDFSKTAIQANLAQGYAEVTVVLGPISNASDGVVVRLGDSDESVTGDVPDGVMP; this is translated from the coding sequence ATGTGGTACATGCATGCCGGAAATTGGGGTTTACGTGAAAACGTGGGCATTGGATCGGGTTGGTGCGTGGTAGTGGCCCTGCATGGGCAACGCAAGGCGCCGGAAGTCGAAACGCGCTCAGGCAGGAGGCCGCCGTGTGATGTGGTTGTCGTGTGCGCGGGAGTAGACCCGGCAACGCGCTTCCTCAAGGGTAGCGGGATCGCGCTCGAGAAAGGCGACGTTGCCGTAGACGAGTTGCTGCAGACGAATGTGCCGAACGTCTGGGCAGCCGGCGATGTCACGAGCTTCCGCGATCCCGTCTTCACTCGCCGATCCGACGAGCCATCGTCGCGTGACTACGACTTCTCCAAGACGGCCATTCAGGCCAACCTGGCGCAGGGATATGCGGAGGTCACGGTGGTGTTGGGGCCGATTTCAAACGCAAGTGATGGTGTGGTGGTAAGGCTGGGCGATTCGGATGAAAGTGTCACGGGGGATGTGCCAGACGGTGTCATGCCGTAA